In Nitratidesulfovibrio sp., the following are encoded in one genomic region:
- a CDS encoding Hpt domain-containing protein, translating into MSQDFMDPEIFADFIVEAKEHLETIEPNLLELEKAPDNLALLNEIFRPMHSLKGASGFLGLNRINGLAHRAENIMDELRKGDMTVTSEIMDVILSATDALRQMVDNLDSTGGEGDVETESIIVTIDAIMAGGAPPVAPRAAPAPVPAPAPDPVPEPVTVSAPEPAPTPAPAPAPAPEPAAAVPPSQPERETSVAGSAAEWIATLEPQESYALTAFGEGHLKDFIDEAREMAENLSSGLLELERNPTEQGELVNDLFRFFHNLKGNSGIIGFAELNSLTHEAETLLNNVRRGEMTGSHELVDLLLLVVDLLEALVARIDPASGNVTPFDISVILDCLRKAVAGGDITLPEGLGGRRNGGPAPEAALAASADSAPGATGADDDEDAPSPPVAPGYDPDDVALFVNTVRQQMDNVGVALKTLAADGTQREYVDALYRCLVTIQNSSGYMGLDDIRVYAERTAGLVDQARFSGMDFSLMVDLMEQEASIIGDMLEKQIARISTPPPGSAPAAAPAPAPVPAPEAKAESAPAPQAKADPKVDSSADSSADSEDEDAEDEDTAVVTISSVTGTPAPATAVKPAASAGAAPAAPATPPKPAAPAKPAAPSAPSAPSAPATPPAPSAPSGGQGAAAAAQAQPAGTAKASSTIRVDHEKLDHLMNLIGELIINRNRYTMLARRLEDDTNVVIAEVAQDLSETTYAMARISDDLQDTIMKVRMVPVSSVFSRFPRLVRDLSRKSGKEVDLILEGEETELDKSVVEVIGDPLVHLIRNAVDHGVESEDERVAKGKKAKGKVVLRAYHKGNSVAIEIEDDGKGIDPEKMREVAVRKGIITPDEAKAMDDREAMELIFAPGFSSAEKITDISGRGVGMDVVRTNIKNLKGSVSIHSEIGKGTRFTLSLPLTLAIIDALMVNVAGEMYAIPLDAVSETTKIEARRLTDVKGRKAVTLRGEVLGIASLSELLGLPKGDKQEVLSVVVIHDNDRRLGLVVDRLLERQEIVIKPLGAYLGDLKGISGATIMGDGSVILILDPHEVYMMATSKAI; encoded by the coding sequence ATGAGTCAGGATTTCATGGATCCGGAAATATTCGCCGATTTCATCGTCGAAGCCAAAGAGCACCTCGAGACCATCGAGCCGAACCTGCTCGAACTCGAGAAGGCACCGGACAATCTCGCGCTGTTGAACGAGATATTTCGCCCCATGCATTCGCTGAAGGGCGCGTCCGGCTTTCTGGGGCTGAACCGGATCAACGGCCTTGCGCACCGTGCCGAAAACATCATGGACGAGTTGCGCAAGGGGGACATGACCGTCACCTCCGAGATCATGGACGTCATCCTCTCGGCCACCGATGCGTTGCGCCAGATGGTGGACAACCTTGATTCCACCGGCGGCGAGGGCGACGTGGAGACGGAATCCATCATCGTCACCATCGATGCCATCATGGCTGGCGGCGCTCCGCCCGTGGCCCCGCGCGCAGCGCCCGCCCCGGTGCCCGCCCCGGCGCCCGATCCGGTGCCCGAACCCGTCACCGTGTCGGCCCCGGAGCCTGCGCCCACGCCAGCACCGGCCCCGGCCCCTGCGCCAGAACCCGCAGCTGCAGTGCCGCCGTCCCAGCCGGAACGCGAAACCTCGGTGGCAGGCAGTGCAGCAGAGTGGATCGCCACGCTGGAGCCCCAGGAGTCCTACGCGCTCACCGCCTTCGGCGAAGGGCACCTCAAGGACTTCATCGACGAGGCCCGCGAGATGGCGGAAAATCTCAGCTCCGGGCTGCTTGAACTGGAGCGCAACCCCACCGAGCAGGGCGAGCTGGTCAACGACCTGTTCCGCTTCTTTCACAACCTCAAGGGAAACAGTGGCATCATCGGCTTTGCCGAACTGAACAGCCTGACCCACGAGGCGGAAACCCTGCTCAACAACGTGCGCCGGGGCGAAATGACCGGCTCGCACGAACTGGTGGACCTGCTGTTGCTGGTGGTGGACCTGCTGGAGGCCCTGGTGGCGCGCATCGACCCCGCGTCCGGCAACGTCACTCCGTTCGACATTTCAGTCATCCTCGACTGCCTGCGCAAGGCCGTGGCTGGCGGTGATATCACCCTGCCCGAAGGCCTTGGCGGTCGCCGCAACGGCGGACCCGCGCCGGAAGCCGCCTTGGCGGCCAGCGCGGACAGCGCGCCCGGTGCGACCGGTGCAGATGACGATGAAGACGCCCCGTCGCCTCCCGTGGCCCCCGGCTACGACCCCGACGACGTGGCCCTGTTCGTCAACACGGTGCGCCAGCAGATGGACAACGTGGGCGTGGCCCTGAAGACCCTTGCCGCCGACGGTACCCAGCGCGAGTACGTCGACGCCCTGTACCGGTGCCTGGTCACCATCCAGAATTCATCCGGCTACATGGGGCTCGACGATATCCGCGTCTACGCCGAACGCACGGCGGGACTGGTGGACCAGGCGCGCTTTTCGGGCATGGATTTCAGCCTGATGGTGGACCTGATGGAGCAGGAAGCCTCCATCATCGGCGACATGCTGGAAAAGCAGATTGCCCGCATCAGCACGCCCCCCCCGGGTTCGGCACCCGCAGCCGCCCCGGCCCCCGCTCCGGTACCGGCACCCGAGGCCAAGGCCGAGTCCGCCCCTGCACCGCAAGCCAAGGCTGATCCCAAGGTCGATTCCAGCGCCGATTCCAGCGCCGATTCCGAAGACGAGGACGCAGAGGACGAAGATACGGCGGTGGTCACCATTTCCTCGGTGACCGGAACCCCCGCGCCCGCCACGGCGGTGAAGCCCGCCGCGTCCGCCGGGGCCGCACCCGCCGCCCCGGCCACGCCGCCCAAGCCCGCCGCTCCGGCGAAGCCCGCCGCCCCGTCCGCCCCGTCCGCGCCTTCGGCTCCGGCAACCCCGCCTGCCCCGTCCGCCCCCTCGGGTGGTCAGGGTGCAGCCGCGGCGGCGCAGGCCCAGCCGGCCGGCACGGCCAAGGCCTCGTCCACCATCCGCGTGGACCACGAGAAGCTGGACCACCTGATGAACCTCATCGGCGAACTGATCATCAACCGCAACCGCTACACCATGCTGGCCCGCAGGCTGGAGGACGACACCAACGTCGTCATCGCGGAAGTGGCCCAGGACCTGTCCGAAACCACCTACGCCATGGCGCGCATTTCGGACGACCTGCAGGACACCATCATGAAGGTGCGCATGGTGCCGGTGTCGTCGGTGTTCTCGCGCTTTCCGCGCCTGGTGCGCGACCTGTCGCGCAAGAGTGGCAAGGAAGTGGACCTGATCCTGGAAGGCGAGGAAACGGAACTCGACAAGAGCGTGGTTGAAGTCATCGGCGACCCGCTGGTGCACCTCATCCGTAACGCGGTGGACCACGGCGTGGAGTCCGAGGACGAGCGCGTGGCCAAGGGCAAGAAGGCCAAGGGCAAGGTGGTCCTGCGCGCCTACCACAAGGGCAACTCCGTCGCCATCGAGATCGAGGACGACGGCAAGGGCATCGACCCGGAAAAGATGCGCGAAGTGGCCGTGCGCAAGGGCATCATCACCCCCGACGAAGCAAAGGCCATGGACGACCGCGAAGCCATGGAACTCATTTTCGCCCCCGGTTTTTCCTCTGCGGAAAAGATCACCGACATCTCCGGGCGCGGCGTGGGCATGGACGTGGTGCGCACCAACATCAAGAACCTGAAGGGCAGCGTCAGCATCCATTCGGAGATCGGCAAGGGCACCCGTTTCACCCTGTCCCTGCCGCTGACGCTGGCCATCATCGACGCGCTGATGGTCAACGTGGCGGGCGAGATGTACGCCATCCCGCTGGACGCCGTGTCGGAAACCACCAAGATCGAGGCGCGCCGCCTGACGGACGTCAAGGGCCGCAAGGCCGTGACCCTGCGCGGCGAAGTGCTGGGCATCGCCTCGCTGTCCGAACTGCTGGGCCTGCCCAAGGGCGACAAGCAGGAAGTGCTGTCCGTGGTGGTCATTCACGACAACGACCGTCGCCTGGGCCTGGTGGTGGACCGCCTGCTGGAACGGCAGGAAATCGTCATCAAGCCCCTGGGCGCCTACCTTGGCGACCTCAAGGGCATCTCGGGCGCGACCATCATGGGCGACGGCAGCGTCATCCTGATCCTGGACCCGCACGAGGTGTACATGATGGCCACTTCCAAGGCCATCTAG
- the ybgF gene encoding tol-pal system protein YbgF, giving the protein MQHRRLRASAALLVPALLFAMVLCSGCAGQGAAQGSTEWRLRMLEEKYLSYEEARKARDGAVDERLRALEEKQAALSARVDGDRESDGRRLDALEGALVSGRGTSPASTAASAQASSVASSGDATAVPTVDADDLGAGGRRIQPEPAKAASPAPAAKAAQKPEPKPAKGVSDKAAYESALNLLQRGKTDEARVRFEGFLGDYPNSSLVPNALYWKGEALYAQRRYADAIVAFKEVTARFPKHHKAADSLLKTALAYKQLGDDENVRFHLKALREDHPDSTAAKLARQRFPNG; this is encoded by the coding sequence ATGCAGCATCGGCGGCTTCGCGCATCGGCGGCATTGCTTGTTCCGGCCCTTCTTTTCGCCATGGTCCTTTGCTCCGGCTGCGCCGGACAGGGCGCGGCGCAGGGCAGTACCGAATGGCGGCTGCGCATGCTGGAGGAAAAGTACCTCTCCTACGAAGAGGCCCGGAAGGCCCGCGACGGCGCGGTGGACGAGCGCCTGCGGGCGCTGGAGGAAAAGCAGGCCGCGCTGTCCGCCCGCGTGGACGGCGACCGCGAATCCGACGGCCGCAGGCTGGACGCGCTGGAAGGCGCACTGGTGAGCGGACGGGGGACTTCTCCTGCATCCACTGCGGCATCGGCCCAGGCTTCATCCGTGGCATCGTCAGGCGATGCCACGGCGGTACCGACTGTCGATGCCGACGACCTTGGCGCAGGCGGACGCCGCATCCAGCCGGAACCCGCCAAGGCCGCATCGCCTGCACCCGCCGCCAAAGCCGCGCAAAAGCCGGAGCCAAAGCCCGCCAAGGGCGTCTCGGACAAGGCCGCCTACGAGTCCGCCCTGAACCTGCTGCAACGCGGCAAGACCGACGAGGCCCGCGTCCGCTTCGAAGGGTTTCTGGGCGACTATCCCAACAGTTCGCTGGTGCCCAACGCCCTGTACTGGAAGGGCGAGGCCCTGTACGCCCAGCGCCGCTACGCCGACGCCATCGTGGCCTTCAAGGAGGTCACGGCGCGCTTTCCCAAGCATCACAAGGCGGCGGATTCGTTGCTCAAGACGGCGCTGGCCTACAAACAGCTGGGCGACGACGAGAACGTGCGCTTCCACCTGAAGGCGCTGCGCGAAGACCACCCGGATTCCACGGCCGCCAAGCTGGCCCGGCAGCGCTTCCCCAACGGGTAG
- the dprA gene encoding DNA-processing protein DprA: MASQPPAPERPDSVGFNTMTPGPVRLPAFADLDAAGRAELWAALALRHSPGIGPRTVRRLLAGLGSALAAVQAADRGGHDWAGAGVRPHMAAPVARGAWRDTARQEWDAVRACRCGVLLWTDPRYPARLREISDAPAVLYCRGDASLLANHAVAVVGSRLSSRAGRGVAADIAYSLSAAGVTVVSGLARGIDREAHVAALEEVGSTIGVLGTGIDVVYPPEHAELFERMEATGLLVSEYAPGTLPLPAHFPVRNRIISGFSVGVLVVEAAARSGSLITARLALEQGREVYAVPGPATAQYTCGCRGLIEQGARPVATAEDMLVDLAPVLGMELAALAAPCPPPGWNGWDDDPLDEIFPPAASDDPVPPSAPSAPSVMTGPNASDVPVIPVSPVTPVIPVIPVMPDRPGTPDMPGTPYTPGGPEAQSPPVVLDGMAGRDVVRPPLEISGDSADVSAGQDVRAPLEPAAVPAPVVRPAPRPARPRRASAPAPCPACIGGGISGSIGDGPDDAILAFLHGRPGAHVDDICRALSMGAADVSCRLVLLEVKGGVRRLPGMRYERM, from the coding sequence ATGGCTTCCCAGCCGCCCGCCCCCGAACGCCCGGATAGCGTGGGCTTTAATACCATGACGCCCGGCCCCGTCAGGCTGCCCGCCTTTGCCGATCTGGATGCGGCGGGCCGCGCCGAATTGTGGGCCGCCCTGGCTTTGCGCCACAGCCCCGGCATCGGGCCGCGCACGGTGCGTCGCCTGCTGGCGGGGCTGGGGTCCGCGCTGGCCGCCGTGCAGGCGGCAGACCGGGGCGGGCACGACTGGGCCGGTGCGGGCGTGCGGCCACACATGGCCGCGCCAGTGGCACGCGGCGCATGGCGCGACACGGCCCGGCAGGAATGGGATGCGGTACGCGCCTGCCGCTGCGGTGTCCTGCTGTGGACCGACCCGCGCTACCCCGCCCGCCTGCGCGAAATTTCCGATGCCCCCGCCGTGCTGTACTGCCGGGGCGATGCCTCTTTGCTGGCCAACCACGCCGTGGCGGTGGTGGGTTCGCGCCTGTCTTCTCGTGCCGGGCGCGGTGTGGCCGCCGACATCGCCTACAGCCTTTCGGCGGCGGGCGTCACCGTGGTTTCCGGCCTTGCACGGGGCATCGACCGCGAGGCCCACGTGGCCGCGCTGGAAGAGGTGGGCTCCACCATCGGCGTGCTGGGCACGGGCATCGACGTGGTCTACCCGCCGGAGCACGCGGAACTCTTCGAGCGCATGGAGGCCACGGGGCTGCTGGTGTCGGAATACGCCCCCGGCACGCTGCCCCTGCCCGCGCATTTTCCCGTGCGCAATCGGATCATCAGCGGGTTTTCCGTGGGGGTGCTGGTGGTGGAGGCGGCGGCCCGCAGCGGCAGCCTGATCACGGCGCGCCTGGCCCTGGAGCAGGGCCGCGAGGTATACGCCGTGCCCGGCCCGGCCACGGCCCAGTATACCTGCGGCTGCCGGGGGCTCATCGAGCAGGGCGCGCGGCCCGTTGCCACGGCGGAAGACATGCTGGTGGACCTGGCCCCGGTGCTGGGCATGGAACTGGCCGCGTTGGCCGCACCGTGCCCGCCTCCGGGTTGGAACGGTTGGGACGACGATCCGCTGGACGAGATATTTCCCCCGGCTGCGTCCGATGATCCAGTTCCTCCATCTGCCCCGTCTGCACCATCTGTCATGACCGGCCCGAATGCGTCGGATGTGCCAGTCATCCCAGTCAGCCCGGTCACCCCAGTCATCCCTGTCATCCCAGTCATGCCTGATAGGCCGGGCACGCCAGACATGCCCGGTACGCCATACACGCCGGGCGGTCCGGAAGCCCAGAGCCCTCCCGTCGTCCTGGACGGTATGGCTGGCAGGGATGTTGTCCGCCCTCCGCTGGAGATTTCCGGCGACAGCGCCGATGTTTCCGCAGGGCAGGACGTGCGGGCACCTTTGGAGCCCGCCGCCGTGCCCGCGCCTGTGGTCCGCCCGGCACCGCGCCCCGCGCGCCCCCGCAGGGCAAGCGCACCCGCTCCGTGCCCGGCCTGTATCGGCGGCGGCATCAGCGGCAGCATCGGCGACGGTCCGGATGACGCCATCCTGGCCTTTCTGCACGGTCGCCCCGGTGCCCACGTGGACGACATCTGCCGTGCGCTGTCCATGGGCGCGGCGGACGTCAGCTGCCGTCTCGTGTTGCTGGAGGTAAAGGGCGGGGTGCGCCGGTTGCCCGGCATGCGCTACGAGCGTATGTAG
- a CDS encoding HDOD domain-containing protein: protein MSDDLRTTYKGRLLAVKDLPTLPTALQEVSRLLELPNTTTDQVAKVISFDQVLAAKVLKMVNSPIYGFPGRIGTVKHALVLLGFNVIRGLIISTSVYDDMNRAMRGLWDHSVGCSLACGELARALGMKDPEEYAVAGLLHDLGKVVSALQLPEAKARVDALVQEQDLPYIDAETQVLGFGHDRINAWLAEHWNLPPAIREGMAFHHKPMGARIYPQMACVVHVGNFMARLFEYGSGGDDNVPQLSPHALKLLGMNQSSLEALLDTLCEKFADAGELGFA, encoded by the coding sequence ATGAGCGACGATTTGCGCACCACCTACAAGGGGCGGCTGCTGGCGGTGAAGGACCTGCCCACGCTCCCCACGGCGTTGCAGGAAGTCTCGCGCCTGCTGGAGTTGCCCAACACCACCACCGATCAGGTGGCCAAGGTCATTTCCTTCGATCAGGTGTTGGCGGCCAAGGTGCTGAAGATGGTCAACTCGCCCATCTACGGTTTTCCGGGGCGCATCGGCACGGTAAAGCACGCCCTGGTGCTGCTGGGGTTCAACGTCATCCGGGGGTTGATCATCTCTACCTCGGTCTACGACGACATGAACCGCGCCATGCGCGGCCTGTGGGACCACAGCGTGGGGTGCTCGCTGGCCTGCGGCGAACTGGCCCGCGCGCTGGGCATGAAGGACCCCGAGGAATACGCCGTGGCCGGGCTGCTGCACGACCTCGGCAAGGTGGTGTCGGCCCTGCAATTGCCCGAGGCCAAGGCCAGGGTGGACGCGCTGGTGCAGGAACAGGACCTGCCCTACATCGATGCGGAAACGCAGGTGCTCGGCTTCGGGCACGACCGTATCAACGCCTGGCTGGCGGAACACTGGAACCTGCCCCCGGCCATCCGGGAGGGCATGGCCTTCCACCACAAGCCCATGGGCGCGCGGATATACCCGCAGATGGCCTGCGTGGTGCATGTGGGCAATTTCATGGCCCGGCTGTTCGAATACGGCTCCGGCGGCGACGACAACGTGCCGCAGCTTTCGCCCCACGCGCTGAAGCTGCTGGGCATGAACCAGAGTTCGCTGGAAGCGCTGCTGGACACCCTGTGCGAGAAGTTCGCCGACGCCGGTGAGTTGGGGTTTGCATGA
- a CDS encoding diguanylate cyclase produces the protein MSTRPLGFGDTASSGVPRCWLVTADVCLAATVRSLWSVGGGPAGLHPAPSRSMDWRVFDNGRAVLEQFFLDPPDLLLVSAALPDMSGVSLIQLVKGENVYRQVATLLALNAHDVAGVDWPGVEADDFMVLPAAPVPVAGAPEGAGCTPLPPPLATELSARIELALTRAGRALDASPLTRLPGNTSIIKFIQGLIDRRMDFALAYADLDNFKAFNDKYGFSRGDEVLMLTARLLATTVREVRGQPAFVGHVGGDDYVFVTPVDEAEDACRRVVGAFDAIVPGFYDADDRERGAIVAHDRQGQVRTFPLMAVSIAVVCNRPSAGLSLAHYGEASYRASQVKKLAKDRTGSCYVFDRRQA, from the coding sequence GTGAGCACGCGTCCACTGGGGTTCGGCGATACCGCATCGTCGGGCGTGCCGCGCTGCTGGCTGGTCACGGCGGATGTCTGTCTGGCCGCCACGGTGCGCAGCCTGTGGTCAGTTGGAGGCGGCCCGGCGGGGCTGCACCCGGCACCGTCCCGTTCGATGGACTGGCGGGTGTTCGACAACGGGCGGGCCGTGCTGGAGCAGTTCTTTCTCGATCCGCCAGACCTGCTGCTGGTTTCCGCCGCGCTGCCGGACATGTCCGGCGTGTCCCTGATCCAGTTGGTGAAGGGCGAGAACGTGTACCGCCAGGTGGCCACGCTGCTGGCCCTGAACGCGCACGACGTGGCCGGGGTGGACTGGCCGGGCGTGGAGGCCGACGATTTCATGGTGCTGCCCGCCGCCCCGGTGCCGGTTGCCGGTGCGCCGGAGGGCGCGGGGTGCACGCCCCTGCCGCCCCCGCTGGCCACGGAACTCTCGGCGCGCATCGAATTGGCCCTGACCCGCGCGGGCCGCGCCCTGGATGCCAGTCCGCTGACCAGGCTGCCGGGCAACACCTCGATCATCAAGTTCATTCAGGGGCTCATCGACCGGCGCATGGATTTCGCGCTGGCCTACGCCGACCTCGACAACTTCAAGGCCTTCAACGACAAGTACGGTTTTTCGCGCGGCGACGAGGTGCTCATGCTCACCGCACGGCTGCTGGCCACCACGGTGCGCGAGGTGCGGGGCCAACCCGCCTTTGTGGGCCACGTGGGCGGCGACGACTATGTGTTCGTGACGCCCGTGGACGAGGCGGAAGACGCCTGCCGCCGGGTGGTGGGGGCCTTTGACGCCATCGTGCCCGGCTTCTACGATGCGGATGATCGCGAGCGCGGGGCCATCGTGGCCCACGACAGGCAGGGGCAGGTGCGCACCTTTCCGTTGATGGCCGTGTCCATCGCCGTGGTGTGCAACCGGCCCAGTGCGGGGCTTTCGCTGGCCCACTACGGCGAGGCCTCGTACCGGGCCAGCCAGGTCAAGAAGCTGGCCAAGGACAGGACGGGCAGTTGCTATGTCTTCGACCGGCGACAGGCGTGA
- a CDS encoding tyrosine recombinase XerC, which produces MSSTGDRRDGSGRVRGAADPLTRGGKAASRELSPVAARSAHFSDAASPGTVSPGDGPLSAARAELLEMFLAHLGMEKGYADATVTAYGTDMDQFAAFLEGMGDGPAIPGRPPLPIPASSAASLSLDTPEHITKRHVQRFLAELHRQRIAKSSVSRKLSALRAFFRFLLRLRRLTADPTAGVHNPKQEQRHPHALNVDQAFALLDERRQRKALTAAHATDRAGQAGDFGPADAALLTRDLALAELLYGSGLRVSEALDLNVLDADPASGVVRVMGKGGRERMSPLSDTARNALAAWLAVRHLVDESRGEPALFLGARGGRLNRRQAARIIEALCLRAGLPQAISPHGLRHSFATHLLEAGADLRSVQELLGHARLSTTQRYTHLTLSRLVDVYDRAHPRSDLASPAGKTSQPKSAAAPEKPARAATPRKGEKATPKR; this is translated from the coding sequence ATGTCTTCGACCGGCGACAGGCGTGACGGCAGCGGGCGTGTTCGGGGCGCCGCCGACCCGTTGACGCGGGGAGGCAAGGCGGCTTCCCGCGAATTGTCCCCCGTTGCCGCCCGGTCCGCCCACTTTTCCGACGCCGCTTCTCCCGGCACCGTTTCTCCGGGCGACGGTCCGCTTTCTGCCGCCCGCGCGGAACTGCTGGAGATGTTCCTGGCCCATCTGGGCATGGAAAAGGGCTACGCCGATGCCACCGTGACCGCCTACGGTACGGACATGGACCAGTTCGCGGCGTTTCTGGAGGGCATGGGCGACGGCCCGGCCATACCCGGCAGGCCGCCCTTGCCGATTCCCGCGTCGTCCGCTGCCTCTCTCTCGCTGGATACCCCGGAACACATCACCAAGCGGCACGTGCAGCGGTTTTTGGCCGAACTGCACCGCCAGCGCATCGCCAAGTCCAGCGTGTCGCGCAAGCTGTCGGCATTGCGGGCGTTCTTCCGCTTTCTGCTGCGGCTGCGGCGGCTCACGGCGGACCCCACGGCGGGGGTGCACAATCCCAAACAGGAACAGCGCCACCCCCACGCCCTGAACGTGGACCAGGCCTTTGCCCTGCTGGACGAGCGGCGGCAGCGCAAGGCCCTGACCGCTGCCCATGCCACGGATCGCGCCGGACAGGCCGGTGATTTCGGCCCCGCCGACGCGGCCTTGCTGACGCGCGACCTGGCGCTGGCCGAACTGTTGTACGGCTCCGGCTTGCGCGTGTCCGAGGCGCTGGACCTGAATGTGCTGGATGCGGACCCGGCATCGGGCGTGGTGCGGGTGATGGGCAAGGGCGGGCGCGAACGCATGAGCCCGCTCAGCGATACCGCCCGCAACGCGCTGGCGGCCTGGCTGGCGGTGCGCCACTTGGTGGACGAGAGCCGGGGAGAACCCGCCCTGTTCCTGGGTGCGCGGGGTGGCCGCCTGAACCGGCGGCAGGCCGCACGGATCATCGAGGCGTTGTGCCTGCGGGCCGGGCTGCCGCAGGCCATATCCCCGCACGGGCTGCGCCACTCTTTCGCCACCCATCTGCTGGAGGCCGGGGCAGACCTGCGCAGCGTGCAGGAACTGCTGGGCCATGCCCGGCTTTCCACCACCCAGCGCTACACCCACCTGACCCTTTCGCGCCTGGTGGACGTGTACGACCGGGCGCACCCCCGTTCCGACCTTGCGTCGCCAGCGGGCAAGACGTCGCAACCAAAGTCCGCCGCTGCGCCGGAAAAACCGGCCCGCGCCGCCACGCCCCGCAAGGGCGAAAAGGCCACGCCCAAGCGGTAG
- a CDS encoding nitronate monooxygenase: protein MPFPTLNIGDLVARIPIVQGGMGVGISLSRLASAVANEGGIGVIAAAMIGMKEPDVAKNPIEANVRALRRELQKARELTQGIVGVNIMVALTTFGEMVRTSIEERADIIFSGAGLPLDLPRHLREACDQKKEEFRTKLVPIVSSARAASVIAKKWISRFDYMPDAFVVEGPKAGGHLGFKAEEIDDPGHSLEAVIPQVVEAVKPFEDQKGRRIPVIAAGGVYTGEDITRFMELGAAGVQMGTRFVATHECDADDRFKQAYVDATEQDVTIIKSPVGMPGRAIGNSFIDAMREGAKKPFKCVFKCISTCEQEQTPYCIAAALINAMRGNLEKGFAFSGANVFRVDRILSVHELVSSLQQEFEEAISKRLGMLRA from the coding sequence ATGCCTTTTCCGACCCTGAACATCGGCGACCTGGTCGCCCGCATACCTATCGTGCAAGGCGGCATGGGCGTCGGCATCTCGCTGTCGCGCCTGGCGTCCGCAGTGGCCAACGAAGGCGGCATCGGCGTCATCGCCGCCGCCATGATCGGGATGAAAGAGCCCGACGTTGCCAAGAACCCCATCGAAGCCAATGTCCGCGCCCTGCGCCGCGAGTTGCAGAAAGCCCGCGAACTGACCCAGGGCATCGTGGGCGTGAACATCATGGTGGCCCTGACCACCTTTGGCGAAATGGTCCGCACCTCCATCGAGGAGAGGGCCGACATCATCTTCTCCGGCGCTGGCCTGCCGCTGGACCTGCCCAGACACCTGCGCGAGGCCTGCGACCAGAAGAAGGAAGAATTCCGCACCAAGCTCGTGCCCATCGTGTCGTCCGCCCGTGCGGCCTCGGTCATCGCCAAGAAGTGGATATCCCGCTTCGACTACATGCCCGACGCCTTCGTGGTGGAAGGCCCCAAGGCGGGCGGGCACCTCGGCTTCAAGGCCGAGGAGATTGACGACCCCGGCCATTCGCTGGAAGCGGTCATCCCGCAGGTGGTGGAGGCGGTGAAACCCTTCGAGGACCAGAAGGGCCGCCGCATTCCGGTCATCGCCGCAGGCGGCGTGTACACCGGTGAAGACATCACCCGGTTCATGGAACTGGGCGCCGCCGGCGTGCAGATGGGCACCCGCTTCGTGGCCACCCACGAATGCGATGCCGACGACCGCTTCAAGCAGGCCTACGTGGACGCCACCGAACAGGACGTGACCATCATCAAGAGCCCCGTGGGCATGCCTGGCCGCGCCATCGGCAACTCGTTCATCGACGCCATGCGCGAAGGCGCGAAAAAGCCCTTCAAGTGCGTGTTCAAGTGCATCAGCACCTGCGAGCAGGAACAGACCCCGTACTGCATCGCCGCCGCGCTGATCAACGCCATGAGGGGCAACCTGGAGAAGGGGTTTGCCTTCTCCGGCGCCAACGTGTTCCGCGTGGACCGCATCCTGTCGGTGCACGAACTGGTGTCCTCGCTCCAGCAGGAGTTCGAGGAAGCCATCTCCAAGCGCCTGGGCATGCTGCGCGCGTAG